From Treponema rectale, one genomic window encodes:
- a CDS encoding DUF5312 family protein, with product MAPDNSMSGFDRMVSSMSDDERKDMLDKVSRSSKEENEDVISVLPADDPNFRESLSVRLQQESFLRRLWIKIKAALFNIRQEDIYNTSLITRLAHDVEHTYPGLISHHRSVLTLGTYEKLYMLRKVQEFFMPYVESYESNPGLYYYYLSTIVIPDIAEEIQKDVDPYKFPFTKNLTSETRVQLIKKMEDALDNLPESKRTMMYMCVRSIEWLTAFNRMHVDSLIKNFTPSKECLYNIARSDFASIAKIMSVVNLPANEALVALFSFYYNTTAENPNKGDEEQLVSEFINGAQLHIEEIRSFSGGVPVKDLARIVFDNSLYDSKPFGGGEDWFVKFKSQWRTNFDIRWNQWLFDYKKYRMQIKIKTYFDYDGIPLLPVRPWKKLWTGYTFRYEMSMGFIWMFFDSIIRAHEPVLKTVMLEGDFIIKENTIEFADDFRTIQNMRNDFAVFNASLAENGDIGSVLAGLGHNPERASSSRESFDAVMSDVDESSQNFIEKAGKWFRSVKSILGAVVNGSESQYYGGLSNWSKIGGRQNKEFKENLSLVYTVVDHAYDVLTEAESLDSSAM from the coding sequence ATGGCACCAGATAATTCAATGTCCGGATTCGACAGAATGGTTTCCTCTATGTCTGATGACGAAAGAAAGGATATGCTTGATAAAGTAAGCAGGTCTTCAAAAGAAGAGAATGAGGATGTTATTTCAGTGCTGCCTGCTGATGACCCTAATTTTCGTGAGAGCCTGTCAGTCAGACTGCAGCAGGAATCTTTTTTAAGACGTCTCTGGATAAAAATAAAAGCTGCGCTTTTTAATATACGGCAGGAAGATATTTATAATACTTCTCTCATCACCCGTCTTGCTCATGATGTTGAGCATACGTATCCCGGGCTTATTTCCCATCACCGCAGTGTCCTTACATTGGGAACGTACGAAAAACTTTACATGCTTCGTAAAGTACAGGAATTTTTCATGCCATATGTGGAAAGTTATGAAAGTAATCCAGGACTTTATTATTATTATTTAAGTACTATTGTAATTCCTGATATTGCAGAGGAAATACAGAAGGATGTTGATCCATATAAGTTTCCCTTTACGAAAAATCTGACTTCAGAAACAAGAGTTCAGCTTATAAAGAAAATGGAAGATGCCCTTGATAATCTTCCTGAATCTAAAAGGACCATGATGTACATGTGCGTGCGGTCCATTGAGTGGCTGACGGCATTTAACAGAATGCACGTGGATTCACTTATAAAAAATTTTACGCCTTCAAAAGAGTGTCTTTATAATATTGCCAGGTCAGACTTTGCGTCCATTGCGAAAATAATGAGTGTTGTAAACCTTCCTGCAAACGAAGCTCTGGTTGCTTTGTTTTCCTTTTATTATAACACTACTGCTGAGAATCCTAATAAAGGAGATGAGGAGCAGCTGGTAAGTGAGTTTATAAACGGAGCCCAGCTTCATATTGAAGAAATCCGCTCTTTCTCAGGCGGTGTTCCCGTAAAGGATCTTGCACGTATTGTATTTGATAATTCCCTGTATGATTCAAAACCTTTTGGCGGGGGAGAAGACTGGTTTGTAAAATTCAAGAGTCAGTGGAGGACTAATTTTGATATCCGGTGGAATCAGTGGCTTTTTGATTACAAGAAATACAGGATGCAGATAAAGATAAAGACTTATTTTGATTATGATGGAATTCCTCTTTTACCTGTACGTCCCTGGAAAAAACTGTGGACCGGATATACTTTCCGTTATGAAATGTCCATGGGATTTATCTGGATGTTTTTTGATTCGATAATCAGAGCTCATGAACCGGTTTTGAAGACAGTCATGCTTGAGGGAGATTTTATTATAAAAGAAAATACAATTGAATTTGCTGACGATTTCAGGACGATTCAGAACATGCGTAATGATTTTGCCGTATTTAATGCATCCTTAGCCGAAAATGGAGATATTGGTTCTGTGCTTGCAGGACTTGGCCATAATCCTGAGCGTGCTTCTTCTTCCCGTGAAAGTTTTGATGCAGTTATGTCTGATGTGGATGAAAGTTCACAGAATTTTATAGAAAAGGCAGGCAAATGGTTCCGTTCTGTAAAAAGTATTCTTGGTGCGGTTGTAAACGGTTCTGAAAGCCAGTATTACGGCGGTCTTTCAAACTGGTCA